One Streptomyces sp. RPA4-2 genomic window carries:
- a CDS encoding beta-xylosidase, with protein MEPELGLDLDFAGTPDAPLDHFWSRVVGAGRANEGLRADWQGQLAQAHRLGGFRYVRFHGLFHGDMFVYREIDGAVAPSFHYIDLLFDAILAAGVRPFVEFGFCPPELARQSATVFWWGANGAPPTDYAKWAVLVRATVEHWVGRYGIDEVRTWYFEVWNEPNLSPFFRGTRSEYFELYRVSVEAVKSVDPTLRVGGPATSNFVPDSRFDGETEDITQHETVLTTPDLDSLDWQPVWLQEFLRFCAANRLPVDFISCHPYPTDWALDGHGNGRKLTRGVNATPTDLRLVREIVDAGPYPQAEIHLTEWSSSSSSRDFTHDYPQAAAFVVRSVLASIGLVDSLAYWTFTDIFEEEGAGRDPFHGGFGMLNQHGIAKPTMHAYRMLNELGDRLVHREEGLVVTRRGTSVAALAVHYPDESPLTVSASFDTRNVADRTLATGRPRALRLRIAGLAPGERYELEVVDAENGWAMPEWTRRGHSTNPSVADVAAIRASAERGAVTRLTVSGDGVLEVRAWLRPWAIALLNRI; from the coding sequence ATGGAACCGGAACTCGGCCTCGACCTCGACTTCGCCGGCACACCGGATGCGCCGTTGGACCACTTCTGGAGCCGAGTCGTCGGCGCCGGCCGAGCGAACGAGGGATTGCGCGCCGATTGGCAGGGCCAGTTGGCGCAGGCGCACCGGCTCGGCGGCTTCAGATACGTCCGCTTCCACGGCCTGTTCCACGGCGACATGTTCGTCTACCGCGAGATCGACGGCGCAGTGGCGCCCTCCTTCCACTACATCGACCTGCTGTTCGACGCGATCCTCGCCGCCGGCGTGCGACCGTTCGTCGAGTTCGGCTTCTGCCCACCGGAACTCGCCCGCCAGAGCGCGACCGTCTTCTGGTGGGGCGCCAACGGGGCGCCGCCGACCGACTATGCGAAGTGGGCAGTCCTCGTACGCGCCACCGTCGAACACTGGGTCGGGCGCTACGGGATCGACGAGGTACGCACGTGGTACTTCGAGGTATGGAACGAGCCGAACCTCAGCCCCTTCTTCCGCGGCACCCGCAGCGAATACTTCGAGCTGTACCGGGTGTCGGTCGAGGCGGTGAAGTCGGTTGACCCCACACTACGCGTCGGCGGCCCAGCCACCAGCAACTTCGTACCGGACTCTCGCTTCGACGGTGAAACCGAGGACATCACACAGCACGAGACCGTACTCACTACCCCCGACCTCGACTCGCTCGACTGGCAGCCGGTGTGGCTGCAGGAGTTCCTGCGATTCTGCGCCGCCAACCGGCTCCCGGTCGACTTCATCTCATGCCATCCATATCCGACCGACTGGGCACTGGACGGGCACGGCAATGGCCGCAAGCTCACCCGCGGTGTCAACGCCACCCCGACCGATCTGCGCCTGGTGCGCGAGATCGTCGATGCCGGCCCGTACCCACAGGCCGAGATCCACCTGACCGAGTGGAGTTCGAGCTCCAGCTCCCGCGACTTCACCCACGACTATCCCCAGGCCGCCGCGTTCGTGGTCCGCTCCGTGCTCGCCTCGATCGGTCTGGTCGACAGCCTCGCCTACTGGACCTTCACCGATATCTTCGAGGAGGAGGGCGCCGGACGCGATCCGTTCCATGGCGGGTTCGGCATGCTGAACCAGCACGGCATCGCCAAGCCGACGATGCACGCCTACCGGATGCTGAACGAGCTCGGCGACCGGCTCGTCCACCGCGAGGAGGGCCTGGTGGTCACCCGCCGCGGCACCAGCGTGGCAGCGCTGGCCGTTCACTATCCGGACGAGTCCCCACTGACCGTCTCCGCATCGTTCGACACCCGGAACGTCGCCGACCGCACCCTGGCCACAGGACGACCGCGAGCCCTGCGGCTCCGCATCGCCGGGCTCGCGCCCGGTGAACGCTACGAGCTGGAAGTGGTCGACGCCGAGAACGGCTGGGCGATGCCGGAGTGGACCCGACGCGGTCACAGCACCAACCCGTCCGTAGCGGATGTCGCCGCGATCCGCGCGAGCGCCGAGCGCGGCGCAGTGACCCGCCTCACCGTCTCCGGCGACGGTGTACTCGAAGTCCGCGCGTGGCTTCGGCCGTGGGCGATCGCGCTGCTGAACCGCATCTGA
- the uvrA gene encoding excinuclease ABC subunit UvrA, whose product MNKDATDAFVHVRGASENNLRNIDVDVPRDAMVAFTGVSGSGKSSLAFGTLYAEAQRRYFESVAPYARRLLQQVGAPHVQEITGLPPAVALQQRRGAPSSRSTVGTITTLSNLLRMLYSRAGTYPPRAARLEAESFSPNTAAGACPECHGLGVVHDVAEDLLVPDPSLSIREGAIAAWPGAWQGANLRSVVSGLGIDIDRPWRRLRKKDRDWLLYTDEQPSVYIEPEEDRVDYGYQGKFWSARKHVMHVLADSKSEKMRERALRFVRSVPCPECHGSGLRPEALAVTFAGRSIAEINAMPLTEVVVLLRPVAGLSEADATTSTARSGETTEVAVRICGDLVARVDVLLDLGLGYLSLGRRSTTLSPGEAQRLRIATQLRSGLFGVVYVLDEPSAGLHPADAEPLLDVLDRLKAAGNSLFVVEHDMDVVRRADWVVDIGPGAGEGGGRVLYSGPVAGLERVGESATSQYLFGRAQPLDHRPRAPHGWLHLTGVSRHNLHDVSVDVPLCVLTAVTGVSGSGKSTLVTQVLAEVVRGHLGLVPEEPDEAQLEVDVQDASGVESFDRLVRVDQRPIGRTPRSNLATYTGMFDAVRKLYAATDEARARGYSAGRFSFNVPEGRCGTCQGEGFVAVELLFLPGTYAPCPTCHGARYNAETLEVTYRGKNIAEVLALSVDAAATFLSAVPAASRSLETLREVGLGYLRLGQPATELSGGEAQRIKLATELQRARRGHALYLLDEPTAGLHPSDIALLLRQLHRLVDAGNTVVLVEHDLDTIATADWVIDLGPGGGDAGGRVVAAGPPAKVARARRSATAPYLAARLSRCHRRNRS is encoded by the coding sequence GTGAACAAGGACGCGACCGACGCCTTCGTGCATGTCCGGGGCGCCAGTGAGAACAACCTGCGGAACATCGATGTCGACGTTCCGCGGGACGCGATGGTCGCCTTCACCGGCGTCTCCGGTTCGGGCAAGTCCTCGCTCGCCTTCGGCACGCTCTACGCGGAGGCCCAGCGGCGCTACTTCGAGTCCGTAGCACCGTACGCCCGAAGGCTCTTGCAACAGGTCGGCGCACCGCACGTGCAGGAAATCACCGGACTGCCACCGGCCGTGGCCCTGCAGCAGCGGCGCGGGGCGCCCAGCTCGCGCTCGACGGTCGGCACCATCACCACGCTGTCCAATCTGCTGCGCATGCTGTACTCCCGCGCCGGCACCTATCCGCCCCGGGCCGCACGGCTGGAAGCCGAGTCGTTCTCACCCAACACCGCGGCCGGCGCCTGCCCGGAGTGCCACGGACTGGGCGTCGTGCACGACGTCGCCGAGGACCTGCTCGTCCCGGACCCCTCGCTGAGCATCCGCGAGGGGGCGATCGCCGCCTGGCCGGGCGCCTGGCAGGGCGCCAACCTGCGCAGTGTCGTGAGCGGCCTGGGGATCGACATCGACCGACCGTGGCGCAGGCTCAGGAAGAAGGACCGGGACTGGCTGCTGTACACGGACGAGCAGCCCTCCGTGTACATCGAGCCGGAGGAGGACCGCGTCGACTACGGCTACCAGGGCAAGTTCTGGAGCGCCCGCAAGCACGTCATGCACGTCCTCGCCGACTCCAAGAGCGAGAAGATGCGCGAACGGGCGCTCCGGTTCGTCAGGAGTGTGCCCTGCCCCGAGTGCCACGGCAGCGGACTGCGGCCCGAGGCGCTCGCCGTGACCTTCGCCGGACGTTCCATCGCCGAGATCAACGCGATGCCGCTCACCGAGGTCGTGGTACTGCTGCGGCCCGTCGCGGGGCTGTCCGAGGCCGACGCCACCACGTCGACCGCCCGATCCGGGGAGACGACCGAGGTCGCGGTCCGGATCTGCGGCGATCTGGTCGCACGGGTCGACGTACTGCTCGACCTGGGCCTCGGATATCTCAGCCTCGGGCGCCGCTCGACGACCCTGTCGCCCGGCGAGGCGCAGCGCCTGCGGATCGCCACCCAGCTGCGCTCGGGGCTGTTCGGCGTCGTCTACGTCCTCGACGAACCTTCCGCGGGCCTGCACCCGGCTGACGCGGAACCACTGCTGGACGTGCTGGACCGCCTCAAGGCGGCGGGCAACTCGCTGTTCGTCGTGGAGCACGACATGGACGTCGTACGGCGGGCGGACTGGGTGGTCGACATCGGCCCCGGCGCGGGTGAGGGCGGCGGGCGCGTGCTGTACAGCGGCCCGGTCGCCGGTCTTGAGCGGGTCGGGGAGTCGGCTACGAGCCAGTACCTGTTCGGGCGCGCCCAGCCGCTCGATCACCGCCCGCGCGCACCGCACGGCTGGCTGCACCTGACCGGCGTCTCCCGCCACAATCTGCACGACGTGTCCGTCGACGTACCGCTCTGCGTCCTGACGGCGGTGACGGGTGTCTCCGGTTCCGGAAAGTCGACGCTGGTGACGCAGGTGCTCGCCGAGGTCGTCCGCGGCCACCTCGGACTCGTACCCGAGGAGCCCGACGAGGCGCAGCTGGAGGTCGACGTCCAGGACGCGTCGGGGGTCGAATCGTTCGACCGGCTGGTCCGGGTCGACCAACGGCCCATCGGCCGAACTCCCCGGTCCAACCTGGCGACGTACACGGGGATGTTCGACGCGGTGCGCAAGCTGTACGCGGCGACGGACGAGGCCAGGGCGCGCGGCTACTCGGCCGGGCGGTTCTCCTTCAACGTGCCCGAAGGGCGGTGCGGGACCTGCCAGGGCGAAGGATTCGTCGCGGTGGAACTGCTGTTCCTGCCCGGCACCTACGCGCCGTGCCCGACCTGCCACGGCGCCCGGTACAACGCCGAAACGCTGGAAGTCACCTACCGCGGCAAGAACATCGCGGAAGTGCTGGCGCTGTCCGTCGACGCCGCCGCCACGTTCCTGTCCGCCGTCCCGGCCGCCTCCCGCAGTCTGGAGACGTTGCGCGAGGTGGGACTGGGATACCTGCGGCTGGGGCAGCCCGCGACGGAACTCAGCGGTGGTGAGGCGCAACGCATCAAACTGGCCACCGAACTCCAGCGGGCTCGCCGCGGGCACGCGCTCTACCTGCTCGACGAGCCGACGGCGGGGCTGCACCCCTCGGACATCGCGCTGCTGCTGCGACAGCTGCACCGGCTCGTCGACGCCGGCAACACGGTCGTCCTCGTCGAGCACGACCTGGACACGATCGCCACCGCCGACTGGGTCATCGACCTCGGGCCGGGCGGCGGCGACGCGGGCGGGCGCGTGGTCGCGGCGGGCCCGCCGGCCAAGGTGGCGAGGGCCCGCCGCAGCGCCACCGCGCCCTATCTCGCGGCCCGGCTCTCGCGCTGCCATCGGCGGAACAGGTCGTAG